In a single window of the Azospirillum thiophilum genome:
- a CDS encoding GntR family transcriptional regulator yields MPEFQETKAAEPYRSEQVGSIMIALRNQVLEGKLPPGTKLRETELAARFGVSRTPVREALVAAEREGLVTYETNRGYTVRQFTLRDLLESYEMRGLLEGHGCRIVAERGLPTDVERTLKAGLERAEALVGGEGPLEGDALDQWRQLNQRFHNGLMGLVPNGLFSRMFQLVYRVPKIDDVLEMERDCATLRTYNDEHRRILDAIVRRQGSRVEFLVREHLQGPSDLISRRMEEMDTGSLRSAG; encoded by the coding sequence ATGCCCGAGTTCCAAGAGACCAAAGCGGCGGAGCCCTACCGCTCCGAGCAGGTGGGCTCCATCATGATCGCCCTGCGCAACCAGGTGCTGGAAGGCAAGCTGCCGCCCGGCACCAAGCTGCGCGAGACGGAACTGGCCGCCCGCTTCGGCGTCTCCCGCACCCCGGTGCGCGAGGCGCTGGTGGCGGCCGAGCGGGAGGGGCTGGTCACTTACGAGACCAACCGCGGCTATACCGTGCGCCAGTTCACCCTGCGCGACCTGCTGGAAAGCTACGAGATGCGCGGCCTGCTCGAAGGCCACGGCTGCCGGATCGTGGCGGAGCGCGGGTTGCCGACGGACGTCGAGCGGACCCTGAAGGCGGGGCTGGAGCGTGCCGAGGCATTGGTCGGCGGCGAGGGGCCGCTGGAGGGGGATGCCCTGGATCAGTGGCGCCAGCTCAACCAGCGTTTCCACAACGGCCTGATGGGGCTGGTGCCGAACGGGTTGTTCAGCCGCATGTTCCAACTCGTCTACCGGGTTCCCAAGATCGACGACGTGCTGGAGATGGAGCGGGATTGCGCCACCCTGCGCACCTACAACGACGAGCACCGCCGCATTCTCGACGCCATCGTCCGACGCCAGGGAAGCCGCGTCGAGTTCCTGGTCCGCGAACATCTGCAGGGGCCCAGCGACCTGATCAGCCGCCGGATGGAGGAGATGGATACCGGGTCTCTACGCAGTGCAGGATGA
- a CDS encoding isochorismatase family protein: MFSVTEDLKDNYSGVFQNRIGFGRKAAVLSIDFIDFYTKPGAPFFGQGVVDAVEASVPLYAAARRAGLPVIYTKVVYDKAGSEGGMFVKKIPALRAFTADNPLAGFDARVTPEPEDIVLVKHHSSAFFGTPLSTMLRVLECDTVIVTGCSTSGCVRATAVDGVSHGFRVIVPAECVGDRHPAPHEAALFDMNAKYGDVLPVAEVMAHVEAQPAAVPA, encoded by the coding sequence ATGTTCAGCGTGACCGAGGACCTCAAGGACAACTACTCCGGTGTCTTCCAGAACCGGATCGGCTTCGGCCGCAAGGCCGCCGTGCTGTCGATCGACTTCATCGACTTCTACACCAAGCCCGGCGCCCCTTTCTTCGGACAGGGCGTGGTCGACGCAGTGGAGGCGAGCGTCCCTCTCTACGCCGCCGCTCGACGCGCCGGGCTGCCGGTGATCTACACCAAGGTCGTCTACGACAAAGCGGGCAGCGAAGGCGGGATGTTCGTGAAGAAGATCCCGGCGCTGCGTGCCTTCACCGCCGACAACCCGCTGGCCGGCTTCGACGCGCGCGTCACACCCGAACCGGAGGACATCGTGCTGGTGAAGCATCATTCCTCCGCCTTCTTCGGCACGCCGCTCAGCACCATGCTGCGCGTGCTGGAGTGCGACACGGTGATCGTCACCGGCTGCTCGACCAGCGGCTGCGTCCGCGCCACCGCTGTGGACGGCGTGTCGCACGGCTTCCGCGTCATCGTCCCGGCGGAATGCGTCGGCGACCGCCACCCGGCCCCGCACGAGGCGGCACTGTTCGACATGAACGCCAAATACGGCGACGTGCTGCCGGTGGCCGAGGTGATGGCGCATGTCGAGGCACAGCCGGCGGCCGTACCGGCCTGA
- a CDS encoding AbrB family transcriptional regulator, protein MSTLPIPLQWSLLAVATLLFTALFSAVALPGAVLLGPMVAAVILGVRGTTIELPRRSLWLAQALTGGVVARSLDASIIQDVALHWFPMLMALASMMAGAVLVGWLLERSGRLPVGTALWGTMPGAAPAMIAMAGDFGGDPRFVAVMQYLRVIVVVVLASLACHFLLGAPAGLPVAPAVPIPVATTASSLALVAVALLGGWLGTVLRLPAGPLLGPILLGGALNMSGSVTLDAPGWLIAIAFAIIGWTTGLRFRRDLLRDLLASVPVMLLSTFGLVALSVGSAWMLSALTGKDPLTAYLATSPGGLDSVTVVALGSAADVPFILTLQTLRLFGTILLSVLLVRVLRRG, encoded by the coding sequence ATGAGTACCCTTCCGATTCCCCTCCAGTGGTCCCTGCTGGCGGTCGCCACTCTCCTGTTCACCGCTCTCTTCTCGGCGGTCGCCCTCCCCGGAGCCGTGCTGCTGGGCCCCATGGTCGCGGCCGTCATCCTGGGGGTGCGCGGCACCACCATCGAGTTGCCGAGGCGCTCGCTGTGGCTCGCCCAGGCGCTGACCGGCGGGGTGGTGGCGCGGTCGCTCGACGCCTCGATCATCCAGGACGTCGCCTTGCACTGGTTCCCCATGCTGATGGCTCTGGCAAGCATGATGGCCGGGGCCGTGCTGGTTGGCTGGCTGCTGGAGCGGTCGGGCCGGCTGCCGGTCGGCACCGCCCTGTGGGGGACCATGCCGGGGGCGGCTCCGGCGATGATCGCCATGGCCGGCGACTTCGGCGGCGACCCTCGCTTCGTTGCGGTGATGCAGTATCTCAGGGTGATCGTCGTCGTCGTGCTCGCCTCGCTCGCCTGCCATTTCCTGCTGGGCGCCCCGGCCGGGCTTCCCGTCGCGCCGGCGGTGCCCATCCCGGTGGCGACGACGGCTTCCTCCCTGGCGCTGGTGGCGGTGGCACTGCTCGGCGGCTGGCTCGGGACCGTGCTGCGGCTGCCTGCGGGACCGCTGCTCGGCCCCATCCTGCTCGGCGGGGCGCTCAACATGTCGGGATCGGTGACGCTCGACGCGCCGGGCTGGCTGATCGCCATCGCCTTCGCCATCATCGGCTGGACCACGGGCCTGCGCTTCCGCCGCGACCTGCTGCGCGACCTCCTGGCGTCGGTGCCGGTGATGCTGCTGTCCACCTTCGGCCTCGTGGCGCTGTCGGTCGGGTCGGCCTGGATGCTCAGCGCGCTGACCGGCAAGGATCCGCTGACCGCCTATCTCGCCACCAGCCCGGGCGGGCTGGATTCCGTCACGGTGGTGGCGCTGGGCAGCGCCGCCGACGTGCCCTTCATCCTGACCTTGCAGACGCTGCGGTTGTTCGGGACCATCCTGCTCAGCGTTCTGCTTGTGCGGGTCCTGCGCCGCGGCTAG
- a CDS encoding ABC transporter ATP-binding protein: MNQSRVASEAGPPPALELVETSRVFTRRGGLFRKAGTPVRAVDGVSLAIHPGETLGLVGESGSGKSTLGRLALRLVEPSSGRLLVDGRDVTEVPKAEMQAMRRDIQMVFQDPYGSLDPRVTIGRSIAEPLKVHGLWDPKDGPQKVAGVMSLVGLDPSHADRYPHQFSGGQRQRIGIARALTLDPKILVLDEPVSALDVSIQAQIINLLQRIQRERRLSYLFIAHDLAVVRHVSHRIAVMYLGKLVELASRDTLYRRPLHPYTVSLLSAVPIADLRMRKRRRAPVTMGEIGSATSVPTGCRFHPRCYRARLVASGGGVPTERSGDALLPRACLMEEPALRACGAKTDTGGADQVACHFPETPESRSEVATAVLQDIGYPPIRPLPLQSA; the protein is encoded by the coding sequence ATGAACCAATCCCGCGTTGCGAGCGAGGCCGGGCCGCCGCCGGCCTTGGAACTGGTCGAGACCTCCCGTGTCTTCACCCGGCGCGGCGGGCTGTTCCGCAAGGCCGGCACGCCGGTGCGGGCGGTGGACGGCGTCTCGCTGGCGATCCACCCCGGCGAGACGCTGGGGCTGGTCGGCGAGAGCGGCAGCGGCAAGAGCACGCTCGGCCGCCTCGCCCTGCGGCTGGTCGAGCCCAGCAGCGGCCGGCTGCTGGTCGACGGCCGCGACGTCACCGAGGTGCCGAAGGCCGAAATGCAGGCGATGCGCCGCGACATCCAGATGGTATTCCAGGATCCCTACGGCTCGCTCGACCCCCGCGTCACCATCGGCCGGAGCATCGCCGAGCCGCTGAAGGTCCACGGCCTGTGGGATCCGAAGGACGGCCCGCAGAAGGTGGCGGGGGTGATGAGCCTGGTCGGGCTCGACCCGTCGCATGCCGACCGCTACCCGCACCAGTTCTCCGGCGGCCAACGCCAACGCATCGGCATCGCCCGCGCCCTCACCCTCGATCCGAAGATCCTGGTGCTGGATGAACCGGTGTCGGCGCTCGACGTGTCGATCCAGGCGCAGATCATCAACCTGCTGCAACGCATCCAGCGGGAGCGCAGGCTGTCCTACCTGTTCATCGCCCATGATCTGGCGGTGGTCCGCCATGTCAGCCACCGCATCGCCGTGATGTATCTCGGCAAGCTGGTGGAGTTGGCTTCGCGCGACACGCTCTACCGCCGGCCGCTGCACCCCTACACCGTCTCGCTGTTGTCGGCGGTCCCCATCGCCGACCTCCGCATGCGCAAGCGCCGCCGGGCCCCGGTGACAATGGGCGAAATCGGCTCCGCCACCAGCGTGCCGACAGGCTGCCGCTTCCATCCCCGCTGCTACCGCGCCCGGCTGGTGGCGTCCGGCGGCGGCGTGCCGACCGAACGCAGCGGCGACGCCCTGCTGCCACGCGCCTGCCTGATGGAGGAGCCTGCCCTGCGCGCCTGCGGCGCCAAAACCGACACAGGCGGCGCCGATCAGGTCGCCTGCCATTTTCCCGAGACCCCGGAGAGCCGGTCGGAGGTGGCGACAGCCGTCCTCCAGGACATCGGCTATCCGCCCATCCGCCCGCTCCCCCTGCAATCAGCCTGA